Proteins found in one Quercus robur chromosome 2, dhQueRobu3.1, whole genome shotgun sequence genomic segment:
- the LOC126700586 gene encoding uncharacterized protein LOC126700586 encodes MDSDFVQKLQNIKLTEDEGVVIRVGIVHRDMMLEECSLSLLGKFLTNMSFNQRAAKALLQFVWKMGSDVRIVDVGDGVWGLPFDLLSVEVGRDIGNGLGKIVEVDLKVFSSDQARFLRVRVELPLEKPLRRGGVVASPEGDKVYIGFNYERLVGLCFKYGRIGHEARDCSFHIDHQQELPYGEWLKAGFRKTNTSANTVAVLREGRLMRKWARVEED; translated from the exons ATGGATTcggattttgttcaaaaactACAAAACATTAAGTTGACAGAAGATGAAGGAGTGGTTATTAGGGTTGGAATAGTGCATAGGGACATGATGTTGGAAGAATGCTCTCTCAGTTTGTTGGGGAAATTTCTCACAAACATGTCTTTTAACCAACGTGCCGCTAAGGCTTTACTGCAATTTGTGTGGAAGATGGGTTCTGATGTTCGTATTGTTGATGTTGGAGATGGT GTTTGGGGACTTCCTTTTGATCTATTGTCTGTGGAGGTTGGAAGAGATATTGGTAATGGACTGGGTAAGATTGTGGAGGTTGATTTGAAAGTCTTTTCATCAGATCAAGCCCGTTTTCTACGTGTAAGGGTTGAACTGCCATTGGAGAAACCGCTACGTAGAGGTGGTGTTGTTGCAAGTCCTGAAGGAGATAAGGTCTATATTGGCTTTAATTATGAAAGATTAGTGGGACTTTGTTTCAAGTATGGTCGGATTGGTCATGAAGCCAGAGATTGTTCTTTTCACATCGACCATCAACAAGAACTTCCTTATGGTGAATGGTTGAAGGCAGGTTTTCGTAAAACCAATACTTCTGCAAACACTGTGGCAGTTTTGAGAGAAGGGAGGTTGATGCGCAAGTGGGCCCGAGTCGAGGAAGATTAA
- the LOC126700577 gene encoding uncharacterized protein LOC126700577, translating to MPTLQGPPVSDFDGVITKKPTSKASISSSAVEKRSSREISREAEKAELAKKKTKEAWDDGLYGGSGDVLNRCMESCRARLEVWNGVEFGNVGKTVTELQKKLEWLELQPSTPDMIRSLRNTGIKLNCWMDKEDDMWRQRSRISWMQFGDRNTRFFHEKASVRYKKNVIEGLMDENGRWLEGDEDVEELMLQYCERLFTSSDPTEFAEILDVVQCKVTPRMNQVLVREFSEVEVKNAIKQMYPLKSPGPNGMPPLFYQHFWPKIGGVVTSIVLAFLNSAYEMMHHISQKKSGRVGDLALKLDMSKAYDRVKWIWLEKIMQKLDFDDKWCALIMKCVTAVSYFVKINGKPKGHIVPSRGIRQGDPLSPYLFLLCAEGLSALIKKEVENGRAFLEECDALQRVLRVYEGALGQQLNRTKTSLFFSSNTFIDIQEVIKESFRAQVIKHHEKYLGLPSLVGRNKKNTFNSIKDKLRKKLAGWKEKLLSKAGKEVLIKAVAQAISTYTMSVFKLPDSRCEDLTSMIRNFWWGQRNDETKIAWMSWEKLCASKSCGGMGFKKFKEFNLALLAKQGLFMPQDMKVGELINKKEASWKVGAVDALFLSHEVEAIKAIPISSNLP from the exons ATGCCCACATTACAAGGCCCACCCGTTAGTGATTTTGATGGTGTTATAACTAAAAAGCCCACTTCAAAGGCTAGTATTTCAAGTAGTGCTGtagagaaa AGGAGTAGCAGGGAGATTTCACGTGAAGCAGAGAAGGCAGAATtggcaaaaaagaaaaccaag GAAGCTTGGGATGACGGCTTGTATGGAGGTTCGGGTGATGTTCTTAATAGATGCATGGAGAGTTGCCGTGCTAGACTTGAGGTGTGGAATGGCGTAGAATTTGGTAATGTGGGGAAAACAGTGACTGAATTACAAAAAAAGTTAGAATGGTTAGAGCTACAACCTTCAACACCGGATATGATTAGATCTTTGAGGAACACTGGAATTAAGTTGAATTGTTGGATGGATAAGGAAGATGATATGTGGAGGCAAAGATCAAGAATTAGTTGGATGCAATTTGGGGATAGAAATACTAGGTTTTTCCATGAGAAAGCTTCAGTAAGATACAAGAAGAATGTCATAGAGGGTTTAATGGATGAGAATGGTAGGTGGTTGGAGGGAGATGAGGATGTGGAGGAGTTGATGTTGCAGTACTGTGAGAGGCTTTTTACTAGTAGTGATCCTACGGAGTTCGCAGAAATTCTAGATGTAGTTCAATGTAAAGTCACCCCTAGGATGAATCAGGTTCTTGTAAGGGAGTTTTCAGAAGTTGAAGTGAAAAATGCCATTAAGCAAATGTACCCTTTGAAGTCCCCTGGTCCGAATGGCATGCCTCCACTGTTTTATCAACACTTTTGGCCCAAGATTGGTGGTGTGGTTACTTCAATAGTTTTGGCTTTCCTCAATTCAG CATATGAGATGATGCATCATATTAGTCAAAAGAAGAGTGGAAGAGTGGGTGATTTGGCTCTAaagcttgatatgagtaaggcatatGATAGGGTAAAGTGGATATGGttggaaaaaattatgcaaaagtTGGATTTTGATGATAAATGGTGTGCTTTGATTATGAAGTGTGTCACTGctgtttcttattttgtgaaGATTAATGGAAAGCCTAAAGGCCATATTGTTCCAAGTAGGGGAATTAGGCAGGGTGATCCACTATCACCTTATCTATTCTTGTTATGTGCGGAAGGGCTTTCTGCTCTTATTAAGAAAGAGGTGGAGAATGGAAG AGCTTTTTTAGAGGAGTGTGATGCCCTTCAGAGGGTGTTGAGGGTTTATGAGGGTGCTTTGGGGCAGCAGTTAAATCGTACTAAAACTTCTCTGTTTTTTAGTAGTAATACTTTTATTGATATTCAAGAAGTCATCAAAGAGAGTTTTAGGGCCCAAGTAATTAAGCACCATGAAAAATATCTTGGTTTGCCATCATTGGTGGGTAGGAATAAGAAGAACACTTTCAATTCTATCAAGgacaaattaagaaaaaagctTGCTGGATGGAAAGAGAAGTTATTGTCAAAGGCGGGGAAAGAAGTGTTGATAAAAGCTGTGGCACAAGCAATTTCGACGTATACTATGAGTGTTTTCAAATTACCTGACTCTCGTTGTGAGGATTTGACTAGTATGATTCGtaatttttggtgggggcaaagaAATGATGAGACGAAAATAGCTTGGATGAGTTGGGAGAAATTATGTGCTTCAAAGAGTTGTGGAGGGATgggttttaaaaagtttaagGAGTTCAACTTGGCTTTATTGGCAAAGCAAGG GTTGTTCATGCCACAAGATATGAAGGTTGGAGAACTGATAAATAAGAAAGAGGCTTCATGGAAGGTTGGTGCTGTTGATGCCTTGTTTTTGTCGCATGAAGTAGAGGCTATAAAAGCAATCCCTATAAGTTCTAATCTACCAtaa
- the LOC126714022 gene encoding protein LEAD-SENSITIVE 1-like — protein sequence MGVLTNKIKREDLKRGDHIYSYRLAYTYSHHGIYVDAGNVIHFLRGEGQEIGTGTALDNIIGSSLPHHPLDNPCPICGDESRRDGVISSCIDCFLSGGDLYRYEYGVTRTFFLAKVRGGTCTLASSESPEQVIHRAFYFLRKGFGDYDVIKNNCEDFALCCKTGLRVIPTVSMGQSGQAASFQAAAGIIISSSLVFLARSSPLGFLATNVTGLAGGYGKYCVNRLANDIGVRRDVMKVVLEEET from the exons ATGGGAGTGTTGACGAACAAGATCAAGAGGGAGGATCTAAAACGTGGGGATCATATCTACTCCTATAGACTCGCCTATACCTACTCCCACCACG GGATATATGTCGATGCGGGAAATGTTATCCACTTTCTTCGGGGAGAAGGCCAGGAAATTGGTACAGGAACTGCATTAGACAACATCATTGGGAGCTCATTACCTCACCATCCTTTGGACAATCCATGCCCAATATGTGGTGATGAATCAAGGCGTGATGGAGTCATCTCTTCTTGTATAGATTGTTTTCTTTCAGGTGGAGATCTCTACCGCTATGAGTATGGTGTCACACGAACTTTCTTTCTTGCCAAAGTTCGTGGAGGCACTTGCACTCTTGCTTCGTCGGAGTCACCCGAACAAGTTATTCATCGTGCCTTTTATTTCCTCCGGAAGGGCTTTGGTGACTATGATGTTATCAAGAACAACTGTGAAGACTTTGCATTATGCTGCAAAACAGGCTTGAGAGTGATTCCTACTGTTAGCATGGGCCAGAGTGGGCAGGCAGCATCCTTTCAAGCTGCTGCCGGTATTATCATTTCTTCATCACTTGTGTTTCTTGCCCGATCTTCACCACTTGGATTTCTAGCTACCAATGTTACTGGTCTGGCGGGAGGTTATGGCAAATACTGTGTCAATCGTTTGGCTAATGATATTGGAGTACGCCGAGATGTCATGAAAGTTGTTTTAGAGGAGGAAACATGA